In one window of Pseudobdellovibrionaceae bacterium DNA:
- a CDS encoding response regulator codes for MERFRQMWSFISSLGLRKSVCPHLAKRIVITNQLAFTIALITTPYIFIFSLAGSFVLGALVTFVVLGYLLVLFVNAKGYYTVARYVMLSAGWLAVSSYAVVIGEASGIALYFLAILCFPFILFEPGKRINIVASLAITVALYISINVLGNSTGPLVEFSPLVLKIIFHSIVFSTAATIVAALTYLYVVNHQKERDLERANQAKSNFLATMSHEIRTPAGVIVGFSELISSGDLPAREIQNATQIIHRNAGHLMDLIDGILDVSKIEANEVAPIPSHFDLLELIREVVQMLEVNAKDKGLQVAIEDGADLIAVLYTDKTRMRQILLNLLSNAIKFTESGKVTINVKTLGDQVCIDLIDSGVGMDEEQVSKLFAPFSQVGDFASRKEGGAGLGLYLSRGLAQVLGGDVTLISSSPSRGSHFQVCVATRLFVNGDGKDNGTSERGVSDVSQLRDVKLLLVEDNVDSRDLLQRILAAEGAQVSVAEDGMAAIKMAEAMPFDVILMDIQMPVLDGYRATERIREKGFNGPIIAITAHALKENRDRCLEAGCSDFLSKPIKPEELIRVVLNSIGNSNSH; via the coding sequence ATGGAACGTTTTCGTCAAATGTGGTCGTTCATCTCTTCATTGGGATTAAGGAAATCCGTTTGCCCTCATTTGGCCAAAAGAATCGTTATCACCAATCAGCTGGCCTTTACCATCGCACTTATTACGACTCCTTACATATTCATTTTTAGTCTGGCAGGCAGTTTTGTTTTAGGTGCACTTGTCACGTTTGTGGTTCTTGGATACCTGTTGGTCCTTTTTGTGAACGCCAAGGGGTACTATACGGTAGCTCGGTATGTGATGTTGTCTGCGGGATGGCTTGCCGTTTCGTCATACGCCGTAGTCATTGGCGAGGCCTCAGGTATAGCTTTATATTTTTTAGCCATCCTTTGTTTTCCGTTCATACTGTTTGAACCAGGCAAAAGAATAAACATCGTGGCAAGTCTCGCGATTACCGTTGCACTTTACATTTCAATCAATGTCCTGGGCAACTCCACAGGACCCTTAGTGGAATTCTCGCCACTAGTTCTTAAGATTATTTTTCATTCAATAGTGTTTTCAACGGCAGCCACAATTGTAGCGGCTCTTACCTATCTCTACGTAGTGAACCATCAAAAAGAACGAGATCTGGAGCGAGCCAATCAGGCGAAGAGCAATTTTTTGGCTACCATGAGTCACGAGATTCGAACTCCAGCCGGTGTCATTGTTGGATTCTCAGAGCTTATTTCATCTGGAGATCTACCTGCTCGTGAAATCCAAAATGCCACCCAGATCATTCATCGAAATGCAGGCCATCTGATGGATCTCATAGATGGCATTCTTGATGTTTCAAAAATTGAAGCTAATGAAGTGGCGCCGATCCCCTCTCATTTTGATTTGTTGGAGTTGATTCGCGAGGTCGTTCAGATGCTTGAAGTTAACGCCAAAGATAAGGGTCTGCAAGTGGCGATAGAAGATGGTGCAGATCTCATAGCGGTACTGTACACCGATAAAACGCGAATGCGACAAATTCTGCTCAACCTTTTAAGTAATGCCATCAAGTTTACTGAAAGTGGCAAAGTCACTATCAATGTCAAAACGCTTGGTGATCAAGTTTGTATAGACCTGATTGATTCGGGCGTGGGGATGGATGAGGAACAAGTCTCAAAATTGTTTGCACCATTTTCTCAAGTGGGTGATTTCGCCAGCCGTAAAGAGGGTGGGGCTGGATTGGGTCTTTATCTTTCAAGAGGGCTGGCTCAAGTGCTTGGCGGTGATGTGACCCTTATCTCAAGTAGCCCCAGTAGGGGCAGCCACTTTCAGGTGTGCGTGGCCACGCGTTTATTTGTAAACGGTGATGGGAAAGACAACGGTACAAGTGAGAGGGGTGTTTCCGATGTGTCTCAGTTGAGGGATGTGAAGTTGCTGCTGGTAGAGGATAATGTTGACAGTAGGGATCTTCTCCAAAGAATTCTCGCGGCTGAGGGAGCTCAAGTGAGTGTGGCTGAAGATGGGATGGCGGCTATAAAGATGGCTGAGGCCATGCCCTTTGATGTGATTCTCATGGACATTCAGATGCCCGTTCTGGATGGATATCGGGCCACGGAAAGAATTCGTGAAAAAGGGTTTAATGGGCCAATTATTGCCATTACAGCTCATGCTCTAAAAGAAAACAGGGATCGCTGTTTAGAGGCCGGTTGCAGTGACTTTTTGAGTAAACCCATTAAGCCTGAAGAGCTTATTCGCGTGGTTTTAAACAGTATTGGCAATTCCAATTCGCATTGA
- a CDS encoding ParA family protein, with translation MSVVSVINQKGGVAKTTTSVNVAAAWADMGKKVLLIDLDPQSSATKAIFGDKSFDKTIYDVIVNRVPANEAVQFSETFGIDVIPAEILLSGIDIQLAPQFGREKFLKRSLSNIRHEYDAIIIDCSPSLGLLTVNALMASQDIVIPICPEYFSMKGIELILDTLKNIRSGLGHKVNVRGIVITRYRDRRIVKDVIKEVENLFGLRVFHDFIPDNIAVEEAHHHHLPVMDHAPKSKAAKAYKNLSRELWL, from the coding sequence ATGAGTGTTGTGTCTGTGATCAATCAAAAAGGCGGTGTGGCTAAAACCACCACTTCAGTGAATGTGGCGGCGGCGTGGGCTGATATGGGTAAAAAGGTTTTGTTGATAGACCTAGATCCCCAGTCATCGGCCACCAAAGCTATTTTTGGGGATAAAAGTTTCGATAAAACCATTTATGACGTGATTGTAAACCGAGTGCCGGCCAACGAAGCGGTGCAGTTTTCAGAGACTTTCGGCATTGACGTTATCCCCGCTGAAATTCTACTGAGTGGAATCGACATTCAATTGGCTCCGCAGTTTGGTCGCGAAAAGTTTTTAAAGCGCAGTTTGAGCAATATTCGGCATGAATATGACGCCATCATAATAGATTGTTCGCCAAGTTTAGGATTGCTTACAGTCAATGCCCTAATGGCCTCTCAAGATATTGTTATCCCCATATGCCCAGAGTATTTTTCGATGAAGGGGATTGAATTGATCCTAGATACCTTAAAAAACATTCGCTCTGGACTGGGTCACAAAGTGAACGTGCGCGGCATCGTCATTACGCGCTATCGCGATCGCCGTATCGTAAAAGATGTGATCAAAGAGGTTGAAAATTTGTTCGGGCTCCGCGTTTTTCATGATTTTATTCCAGATAATATTGCGGTGGAAGAAGCTCATCATCATCATCTTCCGGTGATGGATCATGCGCCCAAAAGCAAGGCGGCCAAGGCGTACAAGAATCTTTCAAGGGAGTTGTGGTTGTAA
- a CDS encoding TlpA family protein disulfide reductase, whose translation MLWLKKNAVNLILALVFAYILSQRTPGWMASFDAEGEPAPSFSVLALDGQRTTLPLATETPQILIFWATWCGPCKIELSRYNDAIAEGTLPAHQILAVSVGEPLDTIKQYLESHPYKFSVFADPEAASARLYPVSATPTVVHVTSDKKIDWIGTGVSPLGLWRARRFLQKVSDYFW comes from the coding sequence TTGCTGTGGCTTAAAAAAAACGCCGTTAATTTAATCCTGGCACTTGTCTTTGCCTACATATTATCACAGCGGACTCCTGGCTGGATGGCTTCATTTGATGCTGAAGGAGAACCTGCGCCTTCTTTTTCTGTTCTCGCGCTGGATGGTCAGCGCACCACTTTACCTTTGGCCACAGAGACACCGCAGATTCTGATTTTTTGGGCCACGTGGTGTGGACCTTGCAAAATTGAACTTAGCCGTTACAACGACGCCATCGCTGAAGGAACACTTCCTGCCCATCAAATTCTAGCTGTGAGTGTGGGCGAACCGTTAGACACAATCAAACAATACCTTGAATCGCACCCCTACAAATTTTCTGTCTTTGCAGACCCCGAAGCCGCTTCAGCAAGACTTTACCCCGTTTCGGCCACTCCCACCGTTGTTCACGTCACATCTGATAAAAAAATAGATTGGATCGGCACAGGAGTCAGCCCCTTAGGTCTATGGAGAGCGAGACGGTTTCTCCAAAAGGTATCGGATTACTTTTGGTAG
- a CDS encoding putative Ig domain-containing protein gives MRILLLFFIFGASCQLADNRIRGRIASDSIGELPAGAPPSALTFSVTEAWYPKNVGMVLASPAVVGDEIEFSVSPALPSGLSVDSHTGVISGNPGEISEVQAYTLTASNAFGSASVDFDLGIAQNFVLDTVNDTDDLSTADGECLDGLGDCSLRAAFQQASAEPNIFSFIHAPSNTYVLSSGVITATTSFELKGDGVGSTILDGNSTDRILYYSDMGRHGTLKIKDIEFRNGRSTDSGRGGAIFIVGLPNTLQLQSCRFFNNQLTNSGAKGGAINAQASHVFVDGCAFESNVADGGAGAIYLNLGANNSSSILNSEFINNSATGFYGGALIYELGSMGENIIRGTSFVGNSAYYAGAIYSGFSSVTIEDSYFSENESTFNSTGAAIRYYFTSAMPKDFYIINSTFDAHTSGGTSVIDVFSPTQHSSLGLNLQHVTFKSSTTAAISATSADVKGFGVIMNTLTGCQLTTSAFVSQGYNMEVGGNTCGLSGTGDLANAVSAGFSTGTADFNGGPTKNLMLDAGSAAKDVIPQGSCIVTEDQRGQPRPANGYCDMGSIEVQ, from the coding sequence ATGCGCATTTTGCTTTTGTTTTTTATTTTCGGCGCGAGTTGTCAGTTGGCGGACAATCGTATTCGTGGCCGTATTGCGAGTGATTCAATTGGTGAACTTCCAGCGGGAGCGCCCCCGTCGGCGCTGACATTTTCTGTGACAGAGGCGTGGTACCCGAAAAATGTGGGAATGGTGCTGGCATCACCTGCCGTTGTGGGTGATGAGATTGAGTTTTCGGTTTCACCTGCCTTGCCTTCAGGTTTAAGTGTGGACTCACATACGGGCGTGATTAGCGGCAATCCAGGAGAAATTTCTGAAGTTCAAGCTTATACACTCACAGCCTCCAATGCTTTCGGGTCAGCTAGCGTAGACTTTGACCTTGGTATTGCTCAAAATTTTGTCTTAGACACGGTAAACGATACAGATGACTTGTCGACGGCCGATGGTGAGTGTTTGGATGGTTTAGGGGACTGCAGTCTGCGAGCGGCCTTTCAACAGGCCAGTGCTGAGCCTAATATTTTCTCGTTCATTCATGCGCCATCAAATACCTATGTGCTAAGCTCAGGCGTTATTACGGCCACGACAAGTTTTGAGTTAAAGGGCGACGGCGTTGGCTCAACGATTCTCGATGGTAACAGTACCGATCGAATCTTGTACTACAGCGATATGGGTCGACATGGAACATTGAAAATAAAGGACATAGAGTTTCGAAATGGGAGATCCACCGATTCGGGGAGGGGTGGAGCTATTTTCATAGTGGGTTTGCCTAATACGCTTCAACTTCAGTCGTGTCGATTTTTTAATAATCAACTGACAAATTCAGGGGCAAAAGGGGGTGCCATCAATGCGCAGGCCAGTCATGTTTTTGTGGATGGTTGCGCGTTTGAATCCAATGTGGCCGATGGCGGCGCAGGAGCTATTTATTTAAACCTTGGAGCTAACAATAGTTCATCCATTTTGAACTCCGAATTTATTAATAATTCAGCAACAGGATTTTATGGCGGAGCCTTGATTTATGAGCTTGGCAGTATGGGCGAAAATATTATTAGGGGGACGTCATTTGTGGGAAACAGCGCCTACTATGCAGGCGCCATATATTCGGGGTTCTCAAGTGTTACAATAGAAGACTCATATTTTAGTGAGAATGAGAGTACGTTTAATAGTACTGGGGCGGCGATTCGGTACTATTTTACTTCGGCCATGCCGAAAGATTTTTACATCATCAATTCAACATTTGATGCCCATACTTCAGGGGGGACAAGTGTAATAGATGTATTTTCGCCAACTCAACACTCAAGTCTTGGTTTAAATTTGCAGCATGTCACATTTAAGAGCTCGACAACTGCGGCTATATCGGCCACAAGCGCAGATGTAAAAGGTTTTGGTGTGATTATGAACACCCTCACGGGCTGTCAACTTACGACCAGCGCATTCGTGTCTCAAGGGTATAACATGGAAGTCGGTGGCAACACCTGCGGACTAAGTGGCACAGGTGATCTAGCAAATGCCGTGTCTGCGGGTTTTTCAACGGGGACAGCCGACTTCAATGGCGGGCCAACTAAAAATCTAATGCTTGATGCGGGTAGCGCCGCCAAAGACGTGATTCCGCAGGGTTCATGTATTGTCACTGAGGATCAAAGGGGTCAGCCAAGGCCGGCCAATGGATATTGCGATATGGGTTCCATTGAGGTGCAATGA
- a CDS encoding dicarboxylate/amino acid:cation symporter, producing the protein MNHTLPDALPSPKTLIHLSGELQKLLNQHLWAKIVFGLVLGLGFGVIIGPEMGWVSPQLSSTIGEWVALPGRIFLAIVQMVVMPLIFASVVRGLASSGSLENLKNLGLKVIVYYTATTVTAVTVGLLVAQLIQPGHSIDPEKMQSFLNHSQSSAQTPPPEGNLNTGLSINQIPKTLPSLLPSNPLNAMVSDQMLQVVLFAVFIGVALITLSPSVANPLIQLLYSIQEVCMVVIRWAMRLAPVAVFGLMTQLTSQVGFEILTGLSVYIATVLLGLFVVLLIYLSMVALLGRTNPFVFLKSIREVQLLAFSTSSSAAVMPLSIKTAEEKLHVRTEVSRFLVPLGATINMDGTALYQGVATLFLAQLFHVDLTLTQLTMVVITATMASIGAPGTPGVGIVILSMILSSVGIPTSGIMLIMGVDRLLDMSRTVINVSGDMTACLIMNRLTESSPSKT; encoded by the coding sequence ATGAACCATACACTTCCAGACGCACTCCCTTCTCCAAAAACCCTGATTCATCTAAGCGGGGAATTGCAGAAACTTTTAAATCAACACCTTTGGGCCAAAATTGTTTTTGGACTAGTATTGGGCTTGGGATTTGGCGTGATTATTGGTCCTGAGATGGGATGGGTTTCGCCCCAACTTTCCTCCACCATTGGCGAGTGGGTGGCGTTGCCGGGCCGCATATTCTTGGCCATTGTGCAGATGGTGGTTATGCCTCTTATCTTTGCCTCTGTTGTGCGAGGGTTGGCTAGTAGCGGCAGCCTTGAAAACTTGAAAAACTTAGGCCTTAAAGTGATTGTCTATTACACGGCCACCACGGTGACCGCTGTGACGGTGGGACTTCTTGTGGCTCAGTTGATTCAACCGGGGCACAGCATTGACCCTGAGAAAATGCAGAGTTTTTTGAATCATTCACAGTCTTCCGCTCAAACACCGCCGCCGGAGGGAAACCTCAACACAGGTTTGTCTATTAATCAAATCCCGAAGACTTTACCCTCTCTGCTTCCGAGCAATCCGCTAAACGCCATGGTGTCTGATCAGATGCTGCAGGTGGTTTTATTTGCCGTATTCATCGGTGTGGCGTTGATTACATTGAGCCCCTCTGTGGCCAACCCCCTCATCCAACTTCTTTATTCCATACAAGAAGTGTGTATGGTGGTCATTCGCTGGGCCATGCGACTCGCCCCCGTGGCAGTGTTTGGACTTATGACCCAACTCACTTCACAAGTGGGATTTGAAATCTTAACAGGGCTGAGTGTTTATATTGCCACCGTGTTACTGGGACTATTTGTCGTACTGTTGATTTACTTATCCATGGTCGCCCTTTTGGGGCGCACAAATCCTTTCGTATTTTTAAAAAGCATTCGAGAAGTGCAGCTGTTGGCGTTTTCTACCTCAAGCTCTGCGGCCGTGATGCCACTTTCGATCAAAACAGCCGAAGAAAAACTTCATGTTCGAACGGAGGTCTCGCGCTTTCTGGTGCCACTGGGAGCCACTATCAACATGGACGGAACCGCCCTTTACCAGGGGGTCGCTACTCTCTTTCTAGCACAGCTTTTTCACGTAGATCTTACGCTCACTCAACTGACCATGGTTGTGATCACGGCCACCATGGCTTCTATCGGAGCCCCAGGCACTCCGGGCGTCGGCATAGTGATACTCTCGATGATTCTGTCTAGTGTGGGCATCCCCACTTCAGGAATTATGCTTATAATGGGCGTTGATCGCCTTCTTGATATGAGTCGAACGGTGATCAATGTCAGTGGTGATATGACGGCCTGCCTTATCATGAATCGTCTCACCGAAAGCTCACCCTCAAAAACTTAA
- a CDS encoding acyl-CoA thioesterase, whose amino-acid sequence MTAGKQHTIFNHSLVIKEHHLDTFGHVNNATYLQIFEQIRWDILESRGYGLGRIQETGLGPTILEINIRFKRELRNREKIKIETQYSHTKGKLFFIEQQIYNENSEICCSATFTMGLFDMRKRSLVSPSDEWMRAMSDGGV is encoded by the coding sequence ATGACCGCCGGAAAACAACACACTATTTTCAACCACTCCCTTGTCATCAAAGAGCACCATTTAGACACTTTTGGCCATGTCAATAACGCCACTTACCTGCAGATCTTCGAGCAGATTCGCTGGGATATCTTGGAGTCCAGAGGCTACGGATTGGGGCGCATACAAGAAACTGGTCTTGGTCCAACAATTTTAGAAATCAACATTCGATTCAAGCGAGAACTGAGAAACCGCGAAAAAATCAAAATTGAAACTCAATATAGCCACACAAAGGGCAAACTGTTTTTCATTGAGCAACAGATATACAATGAAAATAGTGAAATCTGCTGTTCAGCCACTTTCACTATGGGTCTGTTCGACATGAGAAAACGAAGCCTTGTCTCTCCGAGTGATGAGTGGATGCGAGCCATGTCAGACGGAGGAGTTTAA
- the udk gene encoding uridine kinase has translation MDLQKTHLIVGISGGSASGKTTFARELKRVLGEKLCAIVYQDSYYLDHGKLVVKCGEDINFDHPDAIEFSLLAQHLKFLRQGHSVPVPDYDFVTHTRKADFQVQVPKPVILIDGILILSRPEIRELLDYSIFIKTTEEVRFKRRLARDVAERGRTPEGVSRQFEKYVKPMHDLFVEPSQQYADKVFRGEGSMRGPLIETLELFGYSSRVEVPKGV, from the coding sequence GTGGATTTACAAAAAACACATTTAATTGTCGGGATATCTGGGGGTAGTGCTTCAGGGAAGACCACGTTTGCCCGTGAATTAAAACGAGTGCTTGGCGAAAAACTTTGCGCCATTGTTTACCAGGACTCCTACTATTTGGATCATGGAAAGCTCGTTGTAAAATGTGGCGAAGATATTAACTTTGATCATCCAGATGCCATTGAGTTTTCGCTTTTAGCTCAGCATTTAAAATTTTTGCGGCAGGGGCACTCTGTGCCGGTCCCTGATTATGATTTTGTCACCCACACGCGTAAGGCTGACTTTCAAGTGCAAGTGCCAAAGCCAGTTATATTAATCGATGGGATTCTTATTTTGAGCCGGCCCGAAATCAGGGAGCTATTAGATTATAGTATTTTTATTAAGACCACTGAAGAAGTACGCTTTAAAAGGCGGCTTGCGCGCGACGTGGCCGAGCGCGGACGAACACCAGAAGGGGTTTCTCGGCAATTTGAAAAGTATGTAAAGCCCATGCATGACCTCTTTGTGGAACCATCACAGCAGTATGCCGACAAGGTGTTTCGTGGGGAGGGCAGTATGCGAGGGCCCCTCATAGAAACATTAGAACTCTTTGGTTATTCCTCTCGGGTGGAAGTGCCAAAGGGCGTTTAA
- a CDS encoding peptide chain release factor 3, translated as MTLSVDQEIDRRRTFAIISHPDAGKTTITERILFAGGVIRETGDVKAKAGKKTATSDWMALEKERGVSITSSVMQFDHRGLRINLLDTPGHKDFGEDTYRTLVAADSAAMLIDAAKGVEIQTRKLYEVCSLRKMPIFTFANKMDRDGKEPMELIDDVESTLGIRCFPVTWPIGMGESFRGLYHRLHKKLYLYTKGEIEPEVVAVDGWQDKKIKDLVGDELFNKLQEDLELLEGALGPFLIEEFLAGEVSPMTFGSAKFSWGVDLFLDLFADYAPGPVARRSQDGLIDPHDKGFSGFIFKIQANMDRKHRDRVAFVRVCSGEFRRGMKVKHMRLKRELRLAYANQFMAQDRETVEEAYAGDIVGLVDTGNFQIGDTITDGKNIEYSGMPRFSPEVFARLSIKDPLKRKQLQKGVRELSEEGAVQVFIDPLVGEQDPVLGVVGELQFDVLLYRLNDEYRLDVKLEKLPLSVARWPRDENGEPVREGLKGNAKIYQDVSGRPVVLLEREWDLRWLTKENPGVEFHITGG; from the coding sequence GTGACTTTATCTGTGGATCAAGAAATCGACCGGCGCCGCACTTTTGCGATTATTTCGCACCCTGATGCGGGGAAAACCACAATCACCGAGCGCATACTCTTTGCCGGTGGTGTGATTCGCGAAACGGGAGACGTGAAAGCCAAGGCCGGCAAGAAGACGGCCACCTCCGATTGGATGGCTCTTGAAAAGGAGCGGGGCGTTTCTATCACCTCCAGTGTGATGCAATTTGATCATCGTGGATTGCGCATTAACCTTCTTGATACTCCAGGCCATAAGGACTTTGGTGAAGATACTTACCGCACGTTGGTGGCTGCCGATTCAGCGGCCATGCTTATAGACGCCGCCAAAGGGGTTGAGATTCAGACCCGAAAACTTTATGAAGTTTGCAGCTTGCGAAAGATGCCTATATTTACCTTTGCCAATAAAATGGATCGCGATGGAAAAGAGCCCATGGAGCTGATCGACGATGTGGAAAGTACATTGGGGATCCGCTGTTTTCCTGTCACCTGGCCCATAGGAATGGGGGAGAGTTTTCGTGGTCTATATCACCGCCTTCATAAAAAATTGTACCTCTACACCAAAGGTGAAATCGAGCCAGAAGTGGTGGCGGTTGATGGTTGGCAGGATAAAAAAATCAAAGACCTTGTGGGTGATGAATTGTTTAATAAACTTCAAGAGGATTTAGAACTTCTGGAGGGGGCGCTGGGACCATTTTTAATTGAAGAGTTTTTAGCTGGTGAAGTGTCGCCCATGACTTTTGGCAGTGCCAAGTTCAGTTGGGGCGTGGACTTATTTTTAGATCTTTTTGCCGACTACGCGCCGGGGCCCGTGGCTAGGCGCAGCCAAGATGGCCTTATTGATCCGCATGACAAGGGGTTTTCGGGGTTTATTTTTAAAATTCAAGCCAACATGGATCGAAAGCACCGCGACCGCGTGGCTTTTGTTAGAGTGTGCTCTGGGGAGTTTCGCCGGGGCATGAAAGTGAAGCACATGCGGCTTAAGCGAGAATTGCGACTGGCCTATGCCAATCAATTTATGGCCCAGGATCGGGAAACCGTAGAGGAGGCCTATGCAGGCGATATAGTGGGCCTCGTAGACACCGGAAATTTTCAAATTGGCGACACCATCACTGATGGCAAGAACATAGAATACTCAGGGATGCCGCGGTTTTCGCCTGAAGTATTTGCAAGACTGTCTATTAAAGATCCATTAAAGAGAAAGCAGCTGCAAAAGGGTGTGCGTGAGCTCTCAGAAGAGGGAGCCGTTCAGGTGTTTATTGACCCCTTGGTTGGTGAACAAGACCCCGTGCTTGGGGTGGTCGGAGAATTGCAGTTTGATGTTTTGCTGTATCGACTTAACGATGAATATCGACTGGATGTGAAACTAGAAAAATTGCCGCTGTCAGTGGCGCGTTGGCCTCGCGATGAAAATGGCGAGCCAGTGCGAGAGGGTTTAAAGGGCAACGCAAAAATCTATCAAGACGTAAGTGGTCGACCCGTGGTGCTTCTTGAGCGAGAGTGGGATTTGCGCTGGTTGACCAAAGAGAACCCAGGGGTGGAATTTCATATCACTGGTGGCTAG
- a CDS encoding ferredoxin: MADKDNKYDENTPGKYYVDKECIACDACVMTAPDNFSMDEDDGHAFVVHQPKSEDEEDLCREAMEGCPVEAIGNDGD; the protein is encoded by the coding sequence GTGGCTGACAAAGATAACAAATACGACGAAAACACCCCGGGAAAGTACTATGTGGACAAAGAGTGCATTGCCTGCGACGCCTGCGTCATGACGGCCCCAGACAATTTCTCAATGGATGAAGACGACGGACATGCCTTTGTGGTCCATCAGCCAAAAAGCGAAGATGAAGAAGATCTTTGCCGGGAGGCTATGGAGGGGTGCCCCGTGGAAGCTATCGGAAATGACGGCGATTAA
- the psd gene encoding phosphatidylserine decarboxylase (Phosphatidylserine decarboxylase is synthesized as a single chain precursor. Generation of the pyruvoyl active site from a Ser is coupled to cleavage of a Gly-Ser bond between the larger (beta) and smaller (alpha chains). It is an integral membrane protein.) produces MKQPILLLLLRCIPKNILSFLVGQLTKIQLPKPLGPWSVRWFAKRYKINLLEAALPIDQYHTINALFTRQLKPGVRPIEGPLVHPADSELTVSGLINNGLMIQAKEKLYQASDFLARPALPQEFEAGSYFTYYLCPTDYHRVHAPVSGRIVGVDYVPGQLWPVNGYSVKRVSDLFARNERVVIWIEGSLGRVAVVMVGATNVGQITVAFDPEIRTNTSHFRKPMSKTYGEDGMPVNAGDELGVFNMGSTVIVMYPKGAVDLAQVKLGPVKMGQRLILAN; encoded by the coding sequence ATGAAACAGCCCATTTTATTGCTATTACTGAGATGTATCCCCAAAAATATTTTGAGTTTTTTGGTGGGTCAGCTCACAAAGATTCAGCTGCCCAAGCCCTTGGGGCCATGGTCTGTGCGATGGTTTGCCAAGCGGTATAAAATTAACTTGCTAGAGGCGGCTTTGCCCATTGACCAATACCACACGATCAATGCTTTATTCACTCGCCAGTTAAAACCTGGTGTGCGACCCATCGAAGGCCCTTTGGTGCATCCTGCGGATTCTGAGCTCACAGTTTCAGGGCTTATAAACAACGGATTGATGATTCAGGCGAAGGAAAAACTCTATCAGGCCAGCGATTTTCTCGCTCGCCCGGCATTGCCGCAAGAATTTGAGGCTGGGAGTTATTTCACCTACTATCTTTGTCCTACGGACTATCACAGAGTGCATGCCCCTGTTTCGGGGCGCATTGTGGGTGTCGATTATGTTCCTGGCCAATTGTGGCCCGTCAATGGGTATAGTGTGAAGCGGGTTTCAGATCTGTTTGCCCGCAATGAGCGTGTGGTGATTTGGATAGAAGGATCACTGGGTAGAGTGGCTGTGGTTATGGTGGGGGCCACAAATGTTGGTCAGATCACCGTGGCCTTCGACCCTGAGATTCGAACCAATACTTCTCACTTTCGAAAGCCGATGAGTAAAACATACGGAGAAGACGGAATGCCCGTTAATGCGGGCGATGAGCTGGGTGTGTTCAATATGGGGAGCACTGTGATTGTGATGTATCCCAAGGGGGCTGTTGATCTGGCTCAGGTGAAGTTGGGCCCAGTCAAAATGGGGCAAAGGCTTATTTTAGCGAATTAA
- a CDS encoding DUF481 domain-containing protein, which produces MGAIVNIESLRMEPSAPVQAEALVSIDGKVGNSQKNAYSFSGQVRTDSGPFQNLGLIKFKYETSQTIKTADQLLAHYRWNYNIWPNSSIESYVQWERDVFKRLASRSLAGAGLRTALSESESFRLYLGAGAFYYEERYEVDSQNQIAEIEQRLRGNFYLSSKIDVAESVDFKTTLYYQPLFESLTNSKNPQDFRLLWQNYMEFLVNSHLSWVISYQLFHDSQPPAGVKTTDQEYGTSLKLSFR; this is translated from the coding sequence GTGGGAGCTATCGTTAACATTGAATCACTTCGGATGGAACCGAGTGCGCCCGTACAAGCCGAAGCCCTGGTTTCTATTGACGGAAAAGTGGGGAACTCACAAAAAAATGCTTACAGCTTTTCTGGACAAGTACGAACAGATTCGGGGCCATTTCAAAACTTAGGCCTGATAAAGTTTAAATATGAAACCAGTCAGACTATAAAAACCGCTGACCAATTACTAGCGCATTACCGCTGGAACTATAATATATGGCCAAACTCATCCATAGAATCCTATGTGCAGTGGGAGAGAGATGTATTTAAAAGACTGGCTTCACGATCTCTTGCCGGGGCCGGCCTAAGAACCGCTCTTTCAGAAAGTGAAAGCTTTCGTCTCTATTTGGGAGCGGGAGCCTTTTACTATGAAGAACGCTACGAAGTAGATTCTCAGAATCAGATTGCCGAAATCGAGCAACGTCTGAGGGGAAATTTCTATCTCTCATCAAAAATAGATGTGGCTGAATCCGTCGATTTCAAGACGACCCTTTATTACCAACCGCTTTTTGAGTCGCTTACGAACTCAAAAAACCCACAAGATTTTCGTCTACTCTGGCAAAACTATATGGAGTTTTTAGTCAACAGCCACCTATCGTGGGTTATTTCCTATCAATTGTTCCACGATAGCCAGCCGCCCGCGGGCGTGAAGACCACCGATCAAGAATACGGGACTTCACTGAAGCTTTCGTTTCGTTAG